From the genome of Bifidobacterium asteroides, one region includes:
- a CDS encoding DUF6574 domain-containing protein, which produces MKKCTSCQAKNQDSAKFCRKCGKSFAKQEQDASAPGATPDSTEQSEAQQKPGEQTEAQTEDGLATDASVPSNPSPGLFQPVSNPAEKSGQPGRTSGAHPTPVPGARPLQSINTQSQSPLGQPTSDARYSAEQPTQPFLQAKPTQSSQPTQQFQQAQATPPPSQQPVSGAAPGIAPVQQALPTQSRLFFNWLLAALKKPSLRMIKPAWYACVPLFVEAMIISLLVTIWESRTVSAVSHAFSPATSIFGYSPSSASTSSSGNFGFFFRGFIAVAFVLYVMTLSIFIGKKIYGDPDGFRQVHDAFAQIIIPFAILHLVLVLLSLMGASIMAAVIFLLSVGLMSAAPSYLIATSRNTRKLDSFWLWLIFSVVAFLIFLLVMIIFISIAGATFISAIFSLV; this is translated from the coding sequence ATGAAGAAATGTACTTCATGCCAGGCCAAAAATCAGGATAGCGCAAAATTCTGCAGAAAGTGCGGTAAATCCTTTGCAAAGCAGGAGCAGGATGCATCTGCCCCGGGTGCTACTCCTGATTCGACTGAGCAATCGGAGGCTCAGCAAAAGCCTGGTGAGCAGACGGAGGCTCAGACCGAGGACGGATTGGCCACTGATGCTAGCGTGCCAAGTAATCCTTCTCCTGGTCTTTTCCAGCCGGTCTCTAACCCGGCTGAGAAATCAGGCCAGCCTGGCCGTACTTCTGGTGCCCATCCGACACCAGTTCCGGGCGCTCGGCCACTACAGAGTATCAATACACAATCGCAATCGCCACTGGGACAGCCTACTTCAGATGCCCGCTATTCCGCGGAGCAGCCGACACAGCCATTCCTACAGGCTAAGCCGACTCAGTCGAGCCAGCCGACCCAGCAGTTCCAGCAAGCTCAGGCCACCCCGCCGCCTTCCCAACAGCCTGTCTCCGGCGCAGCTCCTGGGATCGCCCCAGTTCAGCAGGCTCTACCAACTCAGTCTAGACTCTTCTTCAATTGGCTGCTTGCTGCCTTGAAGAAGCCTAGCCTACGTATGATCAAGCCAGCCTGGTACGCATGCGTGCCCTTATTTGTAGAAGCCATGATCATTTCTTTGTTGGTCACGATTTGGGAATCGCGGACTGTCTCTGCTGTATCGCACGCATTTAGCCCCGCGACATCGATATTCGGCTATTCGCCCTCGTCAGCTTCAACCAGCTCTTCGGGTAACTTCGGGTTCTTCTTCCGCGGCTTCATTGCTGTGGCTTTTGTGCTCTACGTCATGACCTTGTCTATATTTATAGGCAAGAAAATATATGGTGACCCCGACGGTTTTCGGCAGGTACATGACGCCTTCGCGCAGATTATTATTCCTTTCGCAATCCTCCATCTTGTCTTGGTCCTGCTTTCTCTGATGGGCGCTTCGATTATGGCAGCTGTCATTTTCCTATTGAGTGTCGGCCTCATGTCCGCGGCTCCCTCCTATCTGATTGCTACATCCAGGAACACGCGCAAGCTGGATTCCTTCTGGCTTTGGCTCATTTTCTCGGTTGTTGCCTTCCTCATCTTCTTGCTGGTGATGATTATCTTCATTAGCATTGCCGGAGCCACGTTCATAAGCGCCATTTTCTCCTTGGTCTGA
- the glf gene encoding UDP-galactopyranose mutase translates to MADMDADLVIVGAGLFGLTVAQQAVEHSGARVRIIDVRDHIGGNAYSYMDEETGAEIHKYGAHLFHTSNRKVWEYVNRFTEFTDYTHRVYTTHKGEVYPLPINLGTINQFFHAHYTPQQARELIREQAGELAGTDPGNLNDQGISLIGRPLYEAFIKNYTAKQWQTDPSQLPASIIKRLPVRFNYDNHYFKDTWEGLPKDGYTAWFDRMIDDPRIQVSLKTDFFDNSQPWNRDALVGQVPVVYTGPVDRYFGYHLGELKWRTVDFKERRYDEDDHFGCPVMNFSDPDVPYTRAIEFKNFNPERYDRQNHERTVVWEEYSRFAGKGDEPYYPINTGGDRALYTQYKQLAIQQPKVVFGGRLGTYAYYDMHQVINSALDAWNRRIAPLVGHAKG, encoded by the coding sequence ATGGCTGACATGGATGCTGATTTGGTGATTGTGGGCGCTGGCCTATTCGGTCTGACTGTGGCCCAGCAGGCGGTCGAGCACAGCGGGGCCCGGGTGCGGATCATCGATGTGCGCGACCACATCGGCGGCAACGCCTACTCCTATATGGACGAGGAAACCGGGGCCGAAATCCACAAGTATGGGGCCCACCTCTTCCACACCTCCAACCGCAAGGTCTGGGAGTATGTCAATCGCTTCACCGAATTCACCGACTACACCCACAGGGTCTACACCACCCACAAGGGCGAGGTCTACCCCCTGCCCATCAACTTGGGGACCATCAACCAGTTCTTCCACGCCCACTACACCCCCCAGCAGGCCCGAGAACTGATCCGGGAGCAGGCCGGCGAGCTGGCCGGGACCGACCCGGGCAACCTGAACGATCAGGGCATCTCTCTGATCGGCCGCCCCCTGTATGAGGCCTTCATCAAGAACTACACGGCCAAGCAGTGGCAGACCGACCCCTCCCAACTGCCCGCCTCGATCATCAAGCGGCTTCCGGTGCGGTTCAACTACGATAACCACTACTTCAAGGACACATGGGAAGGCCTGCCCAAGGACGGCTACACAGCCTGGTTCGATAGGATGATCGACGATCCGCGCATCCAGGTGAGCCTGAAAACCGACTTCTTCGACAACTCCCAGCCCTGGAACCGGGATGCTCTGGTAGGACAGGTCCCCGTTGTCTATACCGGCCCGGTCGACCGCTACTTCGGCTACCACTTGGGCGAGCTCAAGTGGCGGACCGTGGACTTCAAGGAGCGCCGCTACGACGAGGACGACCACTTCGGCTGCCCGGTCATGAACTTCTCCGATCCTGACGTGCCATACACCCGCGCCATCGAGTTCAAGAACTTCAACCCCGAACGCTACGACCGGCAGAACCATGAACGCACCGTGGTCTGGGAGGAATACAGCCGCTTCGCCGGCAAGGGCGACGAGCCCTACTACCCCATCAACACGGGTGGCGATCGGGCGCTCTACACCCAGTACAAGCAGCTGGCCATCCAACAGCCGAAGGTGGTCTTCGGCGGGCGCCTGGGCACCTACGCTTACTACGACATGCACCAGGTCATCAATTCAGCCCTGGATGCCTGGAACAGGCGGATCGCTCCCCTGGTAGGCCACGCCAAGGGCTGA
- a CDS encoding inositol-3-phosphate synthase: protein MSIRVAVAGVGNCASSLVQGVEYYKDAKDDDKIPGIMHANFGGYRIRDVEFVTAFDVDSLKVGKDLSEAIFASQNNTYKFCDVPNMGVEVLRGPTGDGLGEYYSKMITESDAEPVDVAQVLRDKKVDVLVSYLPVGSEQADKAYAAAAIEAGCAFVNCLPVFIASDPEWAQKFRDAGLPIVGDDIKSQVGATITHRVMARLFEDRGVRLDRTYQLNVGGNMDFMNMLQRSRLESKKVSKTRAVTSIVPHDMDPHNVHIGPSDYVAWLDDRKLAFVRLEGTTFGDVPLNLEYRLEVWDSPNSAGIVIDALRAAKIALDRHLAGPVLAPSSYFMKSPAVQHEDNEARQLVEDYIVGKVESDESALDADVKAAKENGKDVWHA from the coding sequence ATGAGCATCCGTGTAGCTGTAGCGGGCGTGGGCAACTGCGCTTCCTCGCTGGTACAGGGAGTCGAGTATTACAAGGACGCCAAGGATGATGACAAGATCCCCGGCATCATGCACGCCAACTTCGGTGGCTACCGCATTCGTGACGTGGAGTTCGTGACCGCCTTCGATGTGGACTCCCTCAAGGTCGGCAAGGACCTGAGTGAGGCCATTTTCGCCTCGCAGAACAACACCTACAAGTTCTGCGACGTTCCCAACATGGGCGTGGAGGTCCTGCGCGGGCCGACCGGCGACGGGCTGGGCGAGTACTACAGCAAGATGATCACCGAGTCGGACGCCGAGCCTGTTGATGTGGCCCAGGTTCTGCGCGACAAGAAGGTCGATGTGCTGGTCTCCTACCTGCCCGTCGGCTCTGAGCAGGCCGACAAGGCCTACGCCGCCGCTGCCATCGAGGCCGGGTGCGCTTTCGTCAACTGCCTGCCTGTCTTCATCGCCTCCGACCCCGAGTGGGCCCAGAAGTTCCGCGATGCCGGCCTGCCCATCGTGGGCGACGACATCAAGAGCCAGGTGGGCGCCACTATCACCCACAGGGTCATGGCCCGCCTCTTCGAGGATCGCGGCGTGCGTCTGGACCGCACCTACCAGCTGAACGTGGGGGGCAACATGGACTTCATGAACATGCTGCAGCGCTCCCGTCTGGAATCCAAGAAGGTTTCCAAGACCCGTGCCGTCACCTCCATTGTTCCTCATGACATGGATCCCCACAACGTCCACATCGGTCCCTCTGACTACGTGGCCTGGCTGGATGACCGCAAGCTGGCCTTTGTGCGTCTGGAAGGAACCACCTTCGGCGACGTTCCTCTGAATCTGGAGTACAGGCTGGAAGTCTGGGATTCACCCAACTCGGCCGGCATCGTCATCGACGCCCTGCGTGCCGCCAAGATCGCCCTGGACCGTCACCTGGCCGGCCCGGTGCTGGCACCCAGCTCCTATTTCATGAAGTCCCCCGCCGTCCAGCATGAGGACAACGAGGCTCGTCAGCTGGTCGAGGATTACATCGTCGGCAAGGTGGAGAGCGACGAGAGCGCCCTGGATGCCGATGTCAAGGCCGCCAAGGAGAACGGCAAGGACGTCTGGCACGCCTGA
- a CDS encoding transglycosylase domain-containing protein — MANQTRSVSSTSLTRRTQSGTRVSRNRADRLTSRHADRNTRGGGPRRRRPHKSHRVLKWTLALLGLVLVAGAAAFAYLYLTTEIIPPEKQALAQKTTVYYADGTTPIGTYANQNREIIDCAVLPKYVGNAVVASENRTFYKDNGIDLKGISRALFNNVTKGTRQGGSTITQQYAERYYLGETTSYKGKLREAILSLKISRTEDKNTVLCNYLNTIYFGRGAYGIQAAAQNYFGKDAKDLTMPESAMLAGIIPAPASWDPAVNPKQAESRFRRVLAIMEEDHYISHQDRASAQMPQTIKYMPQNVYQGPNGYLLRMVRNELSSGKKAPFTADDLDTGGYRIITTIQKDKQDLMFQVASPSTGNKHLPPTLQIGGLSVDPKTGAVISLYAGDDYLTHQLNNVDQATFQVGSTMKAYTLLGAIQDGVSLNTVFNGNSPRTFSSVGKSVANAGNVSYGYINLYSAFANSVNTVFMDLGEHVTSRKIAQVAHTAGITGKIDDTTTFDTLGVDALSVYDVTQGYATLANGGQRPKLHLVAQVKDAKDQELYTATTQSDQVFNADQVALLQKAMTTTVQRGTASYARSLGRPIAGKTGTANDQTAISFIGFTPSLLTTFAVWNQGQDGGALKVPDHYHDGFYAVQLFTQYMKSALGNSPVERFPDAVDHGKVGGPEGNWGTGSRQSSSSTRNREYSYAPQQRSQRQNSEQGQSGSGSGSGAGTGGGTENEDSSGSSEGDNEGSTQGNSGAESTQQ; from the coding sequence ATGGCCAATCAGACTCGTTCAGTCAGTTCGACCTCGCTCACACGCAGGACTCAGTCCGGAACGCGCGTCAGCAGGAATCGCGCCGACAGGCTCACCTCGCGGCACGCCGACCGGAATACCCGGGGCGGCGGACCTCGCCGCAGACGGCCCCACAAGTCGCATCGCGTGCTTAAGTGGACCCTGGCCCTGCTGGGACTGGTGCTAGTCGCCGGGGCGGCGGCCTTCGCATACCTGTATCTGACCACTGAAATCATCCCGCCTGAGAAGCAGGCCCTGGCGCAAAAGACCACGGTCTATTATGCGGACGGCACCACCCCCATCGGAACCTATGCCAATCAGAACCGAGAGATTATCGATTGCGCTGTCCTGCCCAAGTATGTGGGCAATGCGGTCGTCGCCTCGGAGAACCGCACCTTTTACAAAGACAACGGCATCGACCTCAAAGGCATCAGCCGAGCGCTCTTCAACAACGTGACCAAGGGCACCCGACAAGGCGGATCCACCATCACCCAGCAGTATGCCGAGCGCTACTATCTGGGCGAGACCACATCCTATAAGGGCAAGCTGCGCGAGGCCATTCTCTCCTTGAAGATTTCCAGAACAGAGGATAAGAACACCGTCCTTTGCAACTATCTGAACACCATCTACTTCGGCCGTGGCGCTTACGGGATCCAGGCCGCCGCCCAAAACTACTTCGGCAAGGACGCCAAGGACCTGACCATGCCCGAGTCGGCCATGCTGGCCGGCATCATCCCGGCCCCTGCCTCCTGGGACCCGGCAGTCAACCCCAAGCAGGCCGAGTCGCGCTTCCGCCGCGTGCTGGCCATCATGGAGGAGGACCACTACATCAGCCATCAGGACCGGGCCAGCGCCCAAATGCCGCAGACCATCAAATACATGCCGCAGAACGTCTACCAGGGACCCAACGGCTACCTGCTGCGCATGGTCCGCAACGAGCTGTCCTCCGGCAAAAAGGCCCCCTTTACCGCGGACGACCTGGACACTGGAGGCTACCGGATCATCACCACCATCCAAAAGGACAAACAGGATCTGATGTTCCAAGTGGCCAGTCCGTCCACAGGGAACAAGCATCTGCCGCCCACTCTGCAAATTGGGGGGCTCTCGGTCGACCCCAAGACCGGTGCCGTCATCTCCCTGTACGCCGGTGACGACTACCTGACCCACCAGCTCAACAACGTGGATCAGGCGACCTTCCAGGTCGGTTCGACCATGAAGGCCTACACGCTCCTGGGCGCCATCCAGGATGGGGTCAGCCTAAACACGGTCTTCAACGGCAATTCGCCGCGTACCTTCTCCAGCGTGGGCAAGTCCGTCGCTAACGCCGGGAATGTCAGCTACGGGTACATCAACCTATACTCGGCATTCGCCAACTCGGTCAACACAGTCTTCATGGACTTGGGCGAGCACGTGACCTCACGCAAAATCGCCCAGGTGGCCCACACAGCCGGCATCACCGGGAAAATCGACGATACGACCACCTTCGACACTCTGGGTGTAGACGCTCTCTCGGTCTATGACGTGACCCAGGGCTACGCCACTCTGGCCAACGGGGGACAACGACCCAAGCTGCACCTGGTCGCCCAGGTCAAGGACGCCAAGGATCAGGAGCTCTACACGGCTACAACCCAGTCGGATCAGGTCTTCAACGCCGATCAAGTGGCTCTGCTGCAAAAGGCTATGACCACGACGGTCCAGCGCGGCACTGCATCCTATGCCCGTTCCCTGGGGCGGCCCATCGCCGGCAAGACCGGCACAGCCAATGACCAGACCGCCATCTCCTTCATCGGATTCACCCCCTCGCTTCTGACCACTTTCGCTGTCTGGAACCAGGGTCAGGACGGCGGAGCCCTGAAGGTACCGGATCACTATCACGACGGCTTCTATGCGGTTCAGCTCTTCACCCAATATATGAAGTCGGCCCTGGGCAACAGTCCAGTGGAGCGTTTCCCGGATGCTGTGGACCACGGCAAGGTCGGTGGCCCAGAAGGCAATTGGGGCACCGGATCCCGGCAGAGCAGTTCATCCACGCGCAACCGTGAATACTCATACGCGCCCCAGCAGCGCTCCCAGCGCCAGAACTCCGAGCAGGGGCAGTCCGGGTCCGGCAGTGGTTCGGGCGCTGGCACTGGAGGCGGAACGGAGAATGAAGACAGCAGCGGCAGCAGTGAGGGCGACAACGAAGGCAGCACTCAGGGCAACTCAGGGGCCGAGTCAACCCAGCAGTAA
- the leuA gene encoding 2-isopropylmalate synthase, giving the protein MDQDRASVFDLAAQAAASNGGNNDLLLPSPRFVGSPQKPSAMPYNKYVAYKKQVPFDYPQRTWPGKTLKRAPRWCSVDLRDGNQALVDPMDSERKLRFWNLLISMGFKEIEVGFPSASETDYDFIRLLIERELIPDDVTIVVLTQAREHLIRRTYEALRGAKRAVVHFYNSVSVLQREVVFHKDKAGIKKLATDAAELCRSLEADAGGADLSYEYSPESFSGAEPEYSLEVCNAVIDVIRPTPEHPMIINLPNTVEMTTPNVFADEVEYISTNLKDRDAVVLSLHPHNDEGMAVAATELSLLAGADRVEGCLLGNGERTGNVDICTVGLNLLVQGIDPQLDFSDMPGIRRTVEYCNQIAVSERHPYAGSFVFTAFSGSHQDAIKKGLDARQQAALRANANPDDFLWLVPYLPIDPKDVGGNYEAIIRVNSQSGKGGMAYLLKANHHLDLPKRLQVEFERLVQSYADRTKREVKDADIWRLFKDEYLPVEAGGSVVGGESMADQRDETLRQWGRFKLLNVAVTSGEDGSDTVLDATLLDRGLAPGDPEERRRVHGHGNGPIAAFLNALKSLDQTVSVLDYAEHAMTAGTDALAASYVECQVGEPARSRVIWGVGIDSSISTSSLKAIISALNRFQRG; this is encoded by the coding sequence ATGGATCAGGATCGTGCATCCGTGTTTGATCTTGCGGCCCAGGCTGCGGCGTCCAATGGAGGGAACAACGACCTGTTGCTGCCTTCCCCCAGGTTCGTGGGTTCGCCGCAGAAGCCCAGCGCCATGCCCTACAACAAATATGTGGCCTACAAGAAGCAGGTCCCCTTTGACTATCCGCAGCGTACCTGGCCGGGCAAGACCCTGAAGCGGGCGCCTCGTTGGTGCTCGGTCGATCTTCGTGACGGCAACCAGGCCCTGGTCGACCCCATGGATTCCGAGCGCAAGCTGAGATTCTGGAATCTGCTGATTTCCATGGGCTTCAAGGAGATCGAGGTGGGCTTCCCCTCGGCTTCGGAGACCGATTATGACTTCATCCGCTTGCTGATAGAGCGCGAGCTGATTCCCGACGATGTGACCATCGTGGTCCTGACCCAGGCCCGCGAGCACCTGATTCGCCGTACCTATGAGGCCCTGCGTGGCGCCAAGCGAGCCGTAGTCCACTTCTACAACTCGGTTTCGGTCCTGCAGCGGGAGGTCGTCTTCCATAAGGACAAGGCCGGCATTAAGAAGCTGGCCACCGACGCCGCCGAGCTCTGCCGCTCCCTGGAGGCCGATGCCGGGGGCGCTGATCTTTCCTATGAGTACTCGCCCGAGTCCTTCTCCGGCGCAGAGCCCGAGTATTCTCTGGAGGTCTGCAACGCGGTCATCGACGTGATCCGGCCCACACCGGAGCATCCCATGATCATCAACCTGCCCAATACCGTGGAGATGACCACCCCCAACGTCTTCGCCGACGAGGTGGAGTACATATCCACCAACCTCAAAGATCGGGATGCGGTGGTGCTTTCCCTGCACCCTCACAACGACGAGGGCATGGCTGTGGCCGCCACCGAGCTCAGCCTGCTGGCCGGGGCCGACCGGGTGGAGGGCTGTCTGCTGGGCAATGGAGAGCGTACCGGCAATGTTGACATTTGCACGGTGGGGCTGAACCTGCTGGTCCAGGGGATCGATCCCCAGCTGGACTTCTCCGACATGCCCGGCATCCGTCGGACGGTGGAGTACTGCAATCAGATCGCCGTCTCCGAGCGGCACCCCTATGCGGGCAGCTTCGTCTTCACAGCCTTCTCCGGCTCTCATCAGGATGCCATCAAGAAGGGACTGGATGCCCGGCAGCAGGCGGCTCTGCGTGCCAACGCCAACCCCGATGACTTCCTCTGGCTGGTGCCCTACCTGCCCATCGACCCCAAGGATGTGGGCGGCAACTATGAGGCCATCATCCGGGTCAACTCCCAGTCGGGCAAGGGCGGCATGGCCTATCTGCTCAAGGCCAACCATCATCTGGATCTGCCCAAGCGTCTTCAGGTGGAGTTCGAACGGCTGGTCCAGAGCTATGCCGACAGGACCAAGCGCGAGGTCAAGGATGCCGACATCTGGCGGCTCTTCAAGGATGAATATCTGCCCGTGGAGGCCGGCGGAAGCGTGGTCGGCGGCGAATCCATGGCCGATCAGCGCGACGAGACCCTGCGCCAGTGGGGACGATTCAAGCTGCTGAATGTGGCGGTCACCTCCGGCGAGGACGGCTCCGACACCGTGCTGGATGCCACCCTGCTGGACCGAGGACTTGCCCCAGGCGATCCTGAGGAACGTCGTCGTGTTCATGGGCATGGGAACGGTCCTATTGCGGCCTTCCTGAATGCACTCAAGTCTTTGGACCAGACCGTCTCGGTCCTGGATTACGCCGAGCACGCCATGACCGCCGGCACGGACGCTCTGGCGGCTTCCTACGTGGAGTGCCAAGTGGGCGAACCGGCCAGGTCCCGGGTGATCTGGGGTGTGGGTATCGACTCGTCCATCTCCACCAGCTCTCTCAAGGCCATCATCTCGGCGCTCAACCGCTTCCAGCGCGGCTGA